From one Leptospira paudalimensis genomic stretch:
- a CDS encoding sugar phosphate nucleotidyltransferase: MKKIRIGVIAAAGKGTRAYPRTSFIPKPLFVIEGKTILHRNVELMVKTFGIEKVYVLVGHLKEQIISELEQIRLALPKVVIEPVDWTERGLASDVASLEKTIREPFLTILGDEFYYRTDHENFLKVLKKHPKMAASIGVVKTSLLSRIRKNYSVVLSEDKILNLVEKPENPPNELLGLGSYFFTPEYFDFFKKTPPSPKSGVIEITDVIDKMAKESTGGVYATMLNCEYFNINSMQDYYHAVYEVRNDLFSKFKTSLIIPTNNHERSITDVIVDFKDKFNEIIVIDNESTDDTLSLAKKEKVKTYTFPGDGDPTRLGEQVRRGIEYATGDILVVVSPDGSFRSKDYPKLLEYMKDSDMVIGTRTTRQMIEQGSNLKPLYRLVNLLMGKLVEVFWWGQEPRFTDVDCQFFSVWRESYDRVRSQLVVEDRKFIVELMIDIVRSHMRCIEIPVSYFKPVGQIEYRLRDMISDSFQIFKLILSKKFFLGESRDGE; this comes from the coding sequence TTGAAAAAGATCAGAATTGGGGTGATAGCCGCAGCTGGAAAAGGCACAAGAGCCTACCCCCGCACTAGTTTTATTCCAAAACCCCTTTTTGTCATAGAAGGTAAAACCATCCTCCATCGAAACGTGGAGTTAATGGTCAAAACCTTTGGAATCGAAAAGGTATATGTCCTTGTGGGACATCTCAAAGAACAGATTATCAGTGAATTAGAACAAATTCGATTGGCACTTCCCAAAGTTGTGATCGAACCCGTGGATTGGACAGAACGAGGACTTGCATCGGATGTGGCCAGCCTCGAAAAAACGATCCGAGAGCCATTTTTAACTATTTTGGGTGATGAGTTTTATTACCGAACTGACCATGAAAACTTTTTAAAAGTTTTGAAAAAACATCCAAAAATGGCTGCTTCCATCGGAGTTGTCAAAACTTCTCTTTTGTCTCGTATTCGTAAAAATTATTCCGTTGTACTGTCTGAAGACAAAATTCTGAATTTGGTAGAAAAACCAGAAAATCCACCTAACGAACTTTTGGGATTAGGAAGTTATTTTTTTACACCTGAATACTTTGATTTTTTTAAAAAAACACCTCCTTCACCAAAATCGGGTGTCATTGAGATAACAGATGTTATCGATAAAATGGCAAAAGAGTCAACGGGTGGTGTATATGCAACGATGTTGAATTGTGAATACTTTAACATCAATTCAATGCAGGATTATTACCACGCTGTTTATGAAGTAAGAAATGATTTGTTTTCTAAGTTTAAAACTAGCCTTATCATTCCAACCAATAATCATGAACGTTCCATTACCGATGTGATTGTTGATTTTAAAGATAAGTTTAATGAAATCATAGTCATTGACAATGAATCAACAGATGATACTCTCTCGCTTGCAAAAAAAGAAAAAGTAAAAACATATACTTTCCCTGGTGATGGAGATCCTACTCGATTAGGTGAACAAGTGAGAAGGGGAATTGAATATGCAACGGGAGATATTTTAGTAGTTGTATCACCCGATGGATCTTTTCGTTCTAAAGATTATCCGAAACTTCTGGAATATATGAAGGATTCGGATATGGTTATTGGCACAAGAACCACAAGGCAGATGATAGAACAAGGCTCAAATCTAAAACCCTTGTATCGTTTGGTGAATTTACTGATGGGCAAACTTGTCGAAGTATTTTGGTGGGGACAAGAACCTAGATTTACAGATGTCGACTGCCAATTTTTCTCTGTTTGGCGAGAATCCTATGACCGAGTCAGATCACAACTTGTTGTCGAAGACAGAAAGTTTATTGTTGAGCTGATGATTGACATCGTTAGATCACATATGCGATGTATAGAAATTCCTGTGTCTTATTTTAAGCCAGTAGGGCAGATCGAATATCGTCTTCGAGATATGATTTCTGATTCATTCCAAATATTCAAATTGATATTATCAAAAAAGTTTTTCCTAGGAGAAAGTCGCGATGGCGAATAA
- a CDS encoding peptidase MA family protein — protein sequence MMHFRKKILLPFFFLITSFSHCNPVNSEIGKNDDLILLLGAYSLLGANCFSGPDLWARDLRTQSSVCVPVELVSSGNYIEVYKEKSLSLNFNLVQFAKDFDTITYPKLIETFGTPSDVDGDGKVKILVMDIKDGATANSAYVAGYFDPINYFPDNFLLRVRSNFAEVLYLDGKELITANTKDPNAFASTAAHEFQHLLRFPRMYEANQSDELWINEGTSEVASDIAGYGPQTSRLDCYSGVNDSRCDDGINGVSLLDWNSSSSDVLKQYSFAYVFMRYLYDSSGTNDTQRKQFFRNTVIGVGGTRANATGNLMNVFKTSANYDSTVLTSTNSDMFFRLFAVLSAQSFGIGNVSSVQQVASDGQGATTVDLSGVLTKYPLSSSLNRLVSNPVTPTTSKTTIKQGAANFYTSATPTFSAPDTRKNYGRLTGISQGIVFWADSPQGFNTSLKYVPGQDDTPIQNPGKPRSLKSVIENSTQNGMTPICGIEFTNDLAHTYESIPIK from the coding sequence ATGATGCATTTTCGAAAAAAAATCTTACTCCCTTTTTTCTTTTTAATCACTTCATTCTCACATTGCAATCCGGTTAATTCTGAAATTGGGAAAAATGATGACCTCATTTTGTTACTTGGAGCGTATTCCTTACTGGGAGCCAATTGTTTTTCTGGCCCTGATTTATGGGCACGCGATTTGCGAACTCAAAGTAGTGTATGTGTTCCAGTCGAACTTGTTAGTTCTGGCAACTACATAGAAGTGTACAAAGAAAAATCCTTATCGTTAAACTTTAACTTAGTCCAATTTGCTAAAGATTTTGATACCATCACATATCCCAAATTGATTGAAACATTTGGAACACCGAGTGACGTCGATGGTGATGGGAAAGTTAAAATATTAGTGATGGACATCAAAGATGGAGCAACGGCTAACAGCGCCTATGTTGCAGGATATTTTGATCCTATAAATTATTTTCCAGATAATTTCCTACTACGGGTGAGATCAAATTTTGCAGAAGTTTTGTACTTAGATGGAAAGGAACTGATCACAGCAAATACCAAAGACCCAAATGCATTTGCATCAACAGCAGCACACGAGTTCCAACACTTACTAAGATTCCCAAGGATGTATGAAGCAAATCAATCAGACGAATTGTGGATCAATGAAGGTACAAGTGAAGTTGCAAGTGACATTGCTGGGTATGGACCGCAAACAAGTCGTTTGGATTGTTATTCAGGTGTAAACGACTCTAGATGTGATGACGGAATCAACGGGGTTTCCTTATTAGATTGGAATAGCAGTAGTTCGGATGTTCTAAAACAATATTCCTTTGCTTATGTATTTATGAGATACCTCTATGATAGTTCCGGAACGAATGATACTCAAAGGAAACAATTTTTTCGTAATACTGTAATTGGGGTTGGTGGCACTCGTGCCAATGCCACTGGTAATCTTATGAATGTATTCAAAACCAGTGCAAATTATGATTCAACTGTACTAACCAGTACAAATTCAGATATGTTTTTTCGATTGTTTGCAGTTCTCTCAGCACAGAGTTTTGGGATTGGGAATGTATCTTCTGTCCAACAAGTCGCAAGTGATGGGCAAGGAGCAACAACCGTTGATTTGTCAGGAGTTTTGACTAAATACCCTCTTTCTTCTAGTTTGAATCGACTTGTCTCAAACCCTGTGACACCAACAACTAGTAAAACGACAATCAAACAAGGAGCTGCAAACTTTTACACTTCCGCAACCCCTACTTTTTCAGCTCCCGATACTCGGAAGAACTATGGTCGACTAACAGGGATTTCACAAGGAATTGTTTTTTGGGCAGACTCACCCCAAGGATTCAATACAAGCCTTAAATACGTCCCAGGACAAGATGATACCCCCATTCAAAATCCAGGCAAACCTAGATCACTTAAATCAGTCATTGAAAATTCAACTCAAAATGGGATGACCCCAATTTGTGGAATTGAATTTACAAACGATTTGGCTCATACTTACGAAAGTATTCCAATAAAATAG
- a CDS encoding DUF1574 domain-containing protein: MLKARFLFYPVYLLIFLFLVDSIFRIPYIQTLAKIDLTAVNYKAKSDFLEKLLKEKPGVNSPKTKKIMLILGSSRLLYFDYDELVSFYPDWEIYNLSSAVTTPAYYDFQLTKILDAGIKPDLVIMETDPNQFNQNSVFKSSNLTYSFDLGYVLSNLSLFGKDHVSFYLGRKLFAVGTYKPYIDQMWKNYKNPYLDNVLGMHQSTYDYIISHNGNGLSPIDNYMEKDSNALLLTSHRTLDWLFASYQRSNMQFGFYEKILNRLQEEKIKAVIVWPLSSPDFESLMEKESLVKTWETEIDSITKNHNYSILKLKHDPSYNCNAYADGGHVAKDCYRSLMRSILLEYFRKYEPNRL; the protein is encoded by the coding sequence ATGCTCAAGGCACGGTTCCTTTTTTATCCAGTTTACCTTTTGATTTTTTTGTTTTTAGTGGATTCTATTTTTAGGATCCCATACATCCAAACACTCGCCAAGATTGACCTAACAGCTGTTAATTATAAAGCCAAATCAGATTTTTTAGAAAAATTATTAAAAGAGAAACCCGGTGTAAACTCTCCTAAAACGAAAAAAATCATGCTGATTTTAGGATCTTCTCGTTTGTTGTATTTTGATTATGATGAGTTAGTATCTTTTTACCCTGATTGGGAAATTTACAATTTATCTTCGGCAGTCACAACTCCAGCCTATTACGATTTTCAACTCACAAAAATATTAGATGCAGGCATCAAACCTGACCTTGTGATCATGGAAACTGATCCAAACCAATTCAATCAAAACTCTGTTTTCAAAAGTTCGAATTTAACTTATAGTTTTGATTTAGGTTATGTTCTTTCTAATTTATCTTTGTTTGGAAAAGACCATGTTTCCTTTTACCTTGGTCGCAAACTTTTCGCAGTTGGAACATATAAACCTTATATAGACCAAATGTGGAAAAATTACAAAAATCCATATTTAGATAATGTGCTAGGAATGCACCAGTCAACTTATGATTATATAATTTCTCATAATGGGAATGGTTTGTCTCCCATTGATAATTACATGGAAAAAGATTCCAACGCCCTCCTTTTAACAAGCCATAGAACACTTGATTGGTTGTTTGCATCTTACCAAAGGAGTAATATGCAATTTGGATTTTATGAAAAAATTCTAAACCGATTGCAAGAAGAAAAAATCAAGGCAGTGATCGTATGGCCTTTGTCGTCTCCTGATTTTGAATCCTTGATGGAAAAAGAATCTCTTGTAAAAACATGGGAAACGGAAATTGATTCCATTACCAAAAATCATAACTATTCGATTTTAAAATTGAAACATGATCCTTCTTATAATTGTAATGCGTATGCTGATGGCGGACACGTCGCCAAAGATTGTTATAGAAGTTTAATGCGTTCTATTTTATTGGAATACTTTCGTAAGTATGAGCCAAATCGTTTGTAA
- a CDS encoding PLU-1-like domain protein encodes MEYPELESYFQKLTDITDRIAMMNNHFDATPEIDIPQLSELFDDIQSKDWENTDREYYELFTSYFTFHVKTVEEIIQEAREILNPENREHVKKLVSHVRKADDWFLSLKKKRKLARTQVA; translated from the coding sequence ATGGAATATCCTGAATTGGAATCTTATTTCCAGAAATTAACTGATATAACAGACCGTATCGCAATGATGAACAATCATTTTGATGCGACACCTGAGATCGACATACCACAGTTATCTGAATTGTTTGATGACATTCAATCAAAGGATTGGGAAAACACTGATAGAGAGTATTATGAACTCTTTACTAGTTATTTCACATTCCATGTGAAGACAGTGGAAGAAATCATCCAAGAAGCACGTGAAATCTTAAATCCAGAAAATAGAGAACACGTGAAAAAGTTAGTAAGCCACGTTCGTAAGGCTGATGATTGGTTCCTAAGTCTCAAAAAGAAACGCAAACTTGCTCGTACACAAGTAGCATAA
- a CDS encoding SRPBCC family protein, producing the protein MRETKSIFTFDEPIERLWSAVTVYEVLVHWLADEVRGRPKVGGEFSWTWKLGLEGNFTSHGTYKKIEPLRELVMEWKDHPAGDVFLQLIFESISPNQSRLTIVNGGFPDNESSNVWLESAKDAWDGQAVLLKEFLKQNPDISKFMKKT; encoded by the coding sequence ATGAGAGAAACCAAGTCTATTTTTACATTTGATGAACCAATTGAACGTTTATGGTCAGCGGTCACCGTTTATGAAGTGTTAGTGCATTGGTTGGCAGATGAAGTACGTGGTAGGCCAAAAGTAGGAGGGGAGTTTTCTTGGACTTGGAAACTTGGACTTGAAGGAAATTTCACTTCACATGGAACTTATAAAAAAATAGAACCTCTTCGTGAACTTGTGATGGAGTGGAAAGACCATCCCGCAGGAGATGTTTTTTTACAATTAATTTTCGAATCTATCTCACCCAATCAATCCAGATTAACGATTGTTAATGGAGGATTCCCTGATAACGAATCATCAAATGTGTGGTTGGAAAGTGCAAAAGATGCTTGGGATGGACAAGCTGTCCTCTTAAAAGAATTTTTAAAACAGAATCCAGATATCAGCAAATTTATGAAAAAAACTTGA
- a CDS encoding SAM-dependent methyltransferase produces the protein MEKSANQSLLQETIDSELFIELKDKSVTEQYPIYRKIFFKAMSSMKRGSLRMILPSGEQVILGDTNSKFDPKFHSALIHVKNPVFFKKSVLHGDIGFSESYLTGDWDTDSIENVISWFILNVDEAPNLSGAKKKLFHLDLFNLGNKFLHFLRRNTLTGSKKNIVEHYDLGNSFYKLFLDPTMTYSSAYFESLDQSLEEAQTIKVDKLCQKLKLNPKDHLLEIGSGWGFLSIHAAKNYGCKVTTVTLSEEQYKFAKERIEKEGLSDKIEIRIQDYRKIEGKYTKLVSVEMLEAVGDAFYETFFQKCQDLLTQDGIMALQVITCPDARFTSFKKGIDFIQKHIFPGSLLPSIGRMNQAINRTGDMYLHNLEDMGLSYAKTLRLWLKAFEENLTEVRNQGYSETFIRKWRYYLAYCAAAFQMRNISVVQSVYVRPNNLNI, from the coding sequence TTGGAAAAATCAGCGAACCAGTCCCTTTTACAAGAAACGATTGATTCAGAGCTTTTTATTGAACTAAAGGATAAGTCGGTTACCGAACAATATCCAATTTACAGGAAAATATTTTTTAAAGCGATGAGTTCCATGAAACGTGGATCCCTTCGAATGATTCTCCCCAGTGGAGAACAAGTGATATTAGGAGATACCAATAGTAAGTTTGATCCAAAGTTTCACTCGGCATTAATCCATGTTAAAAATCCTGTATTCTTCAAAAAATCAGTGTTACATGGTGATATTGGATTTTCCGAATCTTATTTAACTGGAGATTGGGATACAGACTCCATTGAAAATGTAATTTCTTGGTTTATATTGAATGTGGACGAAGCTCCAAATTTATCTGGAGCCAAGAAAAAACTATTCCATTTGGATTTATTCAATTTGGGAAATAAGTTCTTACATTTCCTCCGAAGGAATACACTAACTGGTAGTAAAAAGAATATTGTGGAACATTACGATTTGGGAAATAGTTTTTATAAATTATTTCTTGATCCTACAATGACATATAGTTCTGCTTATTTTGAATCTCTCGACCAGTCATTGGAAGAAGCACAAACGATTAAAGTTGATAAACTTTGTCAAAAGTTAAAACTAAATCCAAAAGATCATTTATTGGAAATTGGAAGTGGATGGGGATTTTTATCTATACACGCAGCAAAGAACTATGGATGTAAAGTAACTACTGTTACGTTATCAGAAGAACAATACAAATTTGCGAAGGAAAGGATTGAAAAAGAAGGTTTATCCGACAAAATTGAGATTCGTATTCAGGATTATCGTAAAATTGAAGGTAAATATACAAAATTAGTATCAGTTGAGATGTTAGAAGCAGTAGGAGATGCATTTTACGAAACCTTCTTTCAAAAATGCCAAGATTTACTCACACAAGATGGAATCATGGCTTTACAAGTGATCACTTGCCCGGATGCTCGCTTCACTTCTTTTAAAAAGGGAATTGATTTTATCCAAAAACATATTTTTCCAGGATCACTTTTGCCATCCATTGGCCGAATGAACCAAGCCATTAACCGTACAGGTGACATGTATCTTCATAATTTAGAAGATATGGGACTCAGTTATGCAAAAACGCTTCGTTTGTGGTTAAAAGCGTTTGAAGAAAATCTAACAGAAGTGAGAAACCAAGGATATAGCGAAACCTTTATTCGTAAGTGGAGATACTATTTAGCATATTGTGCAGCTGCCTTCCAGATGCGAAATATCAGCGTTGTTCAATCTGTTTATGTAAGGCCCAACAATTTAAATATCTAA